In a genomic window of Flavobacterium crassostreae:
- the accD gene encoding acetyl-CoA carboxylase, carboxyltransferase subunit beta: MAWFKRKEKGITTATEDKMDVPKGLWYKSPTGKVIDADELERNLFVSPEDGFHVRIGSATYFEILFDNNEFIELDKNLTSKDPLHFVDTKKYADRLKDVMEKTKLKDAVRTGVGKSKGKEVVICCMDFAFIGGSMGAVVGEKIARGINHAIKNKLPFVMISKSGGARMMEAAYSLMQLAKTSVKLAQLAEAKLPYISLCTDPTTGGTTASYAMLGDINISEPGALIGFAGPRVVRDTTGKDLPEGFQTSEFLLEHGFLDFITPRKELKDKINLYIDLIQNNPVR; this comes from the coding sequence ATGGCTTGGTTTAAAAGAAAAGAAAAAGGAATTACAACGGCTACCGAGGACAAAATGGATGTCCCAAAAGGACTTTGGTACAAATCTCCAACAGGTAAGGTTATTGATGCCGATGAATTAGAACGCAATTTATTTGTAAGTCCCGAAGACGGATTTCATGTACGAATTGGTAGCGCCACCTATTTTGAAATTTTGTTTGATAACAACGAATTTATCGAATTAGACAAAAATCTAACCTCCAAAGACCCTTTGCATTTTGTAGATACCAAAAAGTACGCAGACAGACTAAAGGACGTTATGGAAAAAACCAAACTTAAAGACGCAGTGCGTACTGGAGTAGGGAAATCCAAAGGAAAAGAAGTAGTAATCTGCTGCATGGATTTTGCGTTTATAGGAGGATCCATGGGAGCAGTAGTTGGAGAAAAAATTGCACGCGGAATTAACCACGCAATCAAAAACAAACTTCCGTTTGTAATGATTTCAAAATCCGGTGGTGCACGTATGATGGAAGCCGCGTATTCCTTAATGCAATTAGCCAAAACATCGGTAAAACTAGCACAATTAGCAGAAGCTAAATTGCCTTACATCTCCTTATGTACCGATCCAACAACTGGAGGAACCACAGCATCCTATGCAATGTTGGGAGACATCAACATCTCTGAACCAGGAGCTTTAATTGGATTTGCAGGACCACGTGTGGTTAGAGATACCACTGGTAAGGATTTGCCAGAGGGATTCCAGACTTCAGAATTTTTGTTAGAACACGGATTTCTGGACTTCATAACGCCTCGTAAAGAATTAAAAGACAAAATCAACCTTTATATTGATTTAATTCAAAACAATCCCGTTAGATAA
- a CDS encoding BamA/TamA family outer membrane protein yields MKKISTKISLFILIGILIAACNTQKRVPEGKMRLVKNNITVNNLLTNEENAYNQLYQKPNSSLLLGYPLRLNLYNLANLNPDSTYQATFEKHPKRYARQSKFLSAKQVDRLGKSFLYHGIHDFLKKVGEPPVLLDSAKTSKSVMRLKYYYFNKGFFDVKTSYTVDTIKNKKAKVTYHIATQKPYFIDSLKTSITTPALDSLYQVQKKQTLIKTGEQYLTINFEEEKNRISTHFRNNGAYYFQPTNISFDIDTISKANKANVNVIINDYTYQDKDSSKTAPFKLYQISKVAIYTDYAANKTNLKITDSTRYKNFDLYSHQKLKYKPHAITDAIFITKGTPFADYKTVLTTRYLNNLKIFNYPSIQYEMDPKDSTATSLIAKIYLTPRKKYSFATFLDVTHSNIQEVGVSISPSITIRNVFNGAETLELSGRGTIGSSKDLANPNNQFFNVSEYGADLKLNIPRVFLPFSTERIIPKSMIPSTLMAVGIARQTNIGLDKENFTGAVTYNWTPKKNTTARFDLFNAQFVRNLNPTNYFNVYRSSYSALNTIGKSYNTNPLYFDNDQDRNLLIQSGTSGFTNEALYGGNSMNLNATDFQAVKSIEERRMRLTEDDFIFATSFTFSKTTKKDLQDRSFYQFRTKIESAGSILSLLASTIKSPKNANGNHEIFNLEYSEYIKTELDYIKHWDLNHEKVLAFRSFFGIAIPFGNSDNIPFSRSYFSGGSNDNRAWRPYSLGPGSSGAVNDFNEANMKIALSTEFRFKILGDFKGALFADAGNIWNIYDNVTDEKATFTGIKSLKDIALGSGFGLRYDLTFLVVRFDFGFKTYDPANTTGKKWFRQYNFANSVLNFGINYPF; encoded by the coding sequence TTGAAAAAAATTTCAACAAAAATATCACTATTTATTCTAATAGGAATACTAATCGCTGCTTGTAACACGCAAAAAAGAGTTCCTGAGGGCAAAATGCGTTTGGTAAAAAACAATATTACAGTCAACAACCTTCTGACCAACGAAGAAAATGCTTATAACCAATTGTATCAAAAACCCAACAGTAGCTTGCTTCTGGGCTATCCATTGCGATTAAATTTATACAATTTAGCGAATCTAAACCCCGATTCTACCTACCAGGCCACGTTTGAAAAACATCCTAAAAGATATGCCCGCCAATCCAAATTTTTGTCTGCAAAACAAGTAGATCGGCTCGGGAAGTCTTTTTTATACCACGGTATTCATGATTTTTTAAAAAAAGTAGGAGAACCTCCTGTGCTTTTAGATAGTGCGAAGACTTCTAAATCGGTGATGCGCTTAAAATATTATTATTTTAACAAAGGTTTTTTTGATGTAAAAACGAGCTATACGGTAGACACCATTAAAAATAAAAAAGCAAAAGTAACTTACCACATTGCCACCCAAAAACCATATTTCATTGATTCTTTAAAAACCAGCATTACAACCCCTGCTTTGGACTCTTTGTATCAGGTACAAAAAAAACAAACGCTAATTAAGACTGGAGAGCAATACTTGACCATTAATTTTGAGGAAGAAAAAAACAGAATTAGTACTCATTTTAGGAACAACGGCGCCTATTATTTCCAGCCAACCAACATTAGCTTTGACATTGATACCATCAGCAAAGCCAATAAAGCTAATGTAAATGTAATTATTAATGATTATACGTACCAGGATAAAGATTCGTCCAAAACGGCCCCCTTTAAACTATACCAAATAAGCAAAGTAGCCATTTATACGGATTATGCTGCAAACAAAACCAATCTAAAAATTACCGATAGTACCCGTTACAAAAATTTTGATCTATATAGCCATCAAAAATTAAAATACAAACCCCATGCCATCACGGATGCTATTTTTATTACAAAGGGCACTCCCTTTGCAGATTATAAAACCGTACTGACCACCCGTTATTTAAACAATCTTAAAATATTTAACTACCCTAGTATTCAATACGAAATGGATCCCAAGGATAGCACAGCAACCTCACTCATTGCAAAGATATATCTGACGCCCAGAAAAAAATACAGTTTTGCTACTTTTCTTGATGTGACCCACTCCAATATTCAAGAAGTAGGGGTTTCTATTAGTCCATCTATTACCATTAGAAATGTTTTTAATGGTGCCGAAACATTGGAACTCTCTGGTCGTGGTACAATTGGATCTTCCAAAGATTTAGCCAACCCGAACAACCAATTTTTTAACGTTTCGGAATACGGAGCAGATTTAAAGTTAAATATTCCGAGGGTTTTTCTGCCTTTTTCAACAGAAAGAATTATCCCAAAGAGCATGATTCCGTCTACACTTATGGCTGTAGGTATCGCAAGGCAAACCAATATTGGACTAGACAAAGAAAACTTCACTGGAGCAGTAACCTACAACTGGACCCCAAAAAAGAACACTACCGCTCGGTTTGATCTATTCAACGCTCAGTTTGTTAGAAACCTAAACCCTACTAATTATTTTAATGTGTATCGCTCTTCTTATAGTGCCTTGAATACCATAGGAAAATCCTACAATACCAATCCTCTTTATTTTGATAACGATCAAGACCGAAACCTTTTGATTCAATCAGGAACCTCTGGATTTACCAATGAAGCGCTCTATGGAGGCAACAGCATGAATCTTAATGCTACGGATTTTCAAGCTGTAAAAAGTATTGAAGAACGAAGAATGCGTTTGACCGAGGATGATTTTATATTTGCCACTAGTTTTACCTTTTCAAAAACCACCAAAAAAGACCTGCAAGACCGGAGTTTTTATCAATTTAGAACCAAAATTGAATCTGCTGGATCCATACTCTCGCTACTGGCTAGCACCATCAAAAGCCCTAAAAACGCCAATGGCAACCACGAAATATTTAATCTAGAATATTCCGAGTATATCAAAACCGAATTGGATTACATCAAACACTGGGATCTAAATCACGAAAAAGTTCTAGCTTTTAGAAGTTTTTTTGGCATCGCAATTCCATTTGGAAACTCCGACAACATTCCTTTTTCTCGGAGTTATTTTTCGGGCGGATCCAATGACAATAGAGCTTGGCGTCCGTATAGTTTAGGCCCTGGAAGTAGTGGAGCGGTCAATGATTTTAATGAAGCCAACATGAAAATTGCGTTAAGCACCGAATTTAGATTTAAGATCTTAGGCGATTTTAAAGGGGCTTTATTTGCCGATGCAGGAAACATCTGGAACATCTATGATAATGTAACGGATGAAAAAGCGACATTCACTGGCATCAAAAGCCTAAAAGACATTGCATTAGGCTCTGGATTTGGTCTGCGCTATGATTTAACCTTCTTGGTAGTTCGGTTTGACTTTGGATTTAAGACCTATGACCCCGCTAATACTACCGGCAAAAAATGGTTCCGCCAATACAATTTTGCAAACAGTGTTTTAAATTTTGGAATAAATTATCCGTTCTAA
- the purH gene encoding bifunctional phosphoribosylaminoimidazolecarboxamide formyltransferase/IMP cyclohydrolase, giving the protein MDTTKTIQSALISVFSKEGLEPIVRLLNSQNVTLYSTGGTEEFIKNLGIPVVAVEDVTSYPSILGGRVKTLHPKVFGGILNRQDNPSDVQQMKEFDIPQIDLVIVDLYPFEKTVASGANESDIIEKIDIGGISLIRAAAKNFKDTAIVASVTEYSLLLGMLSNQNGATTLADRKLLAAKAFQVSSHYDTAIFNYFNTDETVYKESITDGKVLRYGENPHQKGFFFGDFEAMFDKIHGKELSYNNLLDVDAAVNLINEFKTNGPTFAILKHNNACGLASRNTISEAYSAALACDPTSAFGGVLIANTKIDLATATEINKLFCEVVIAPEFDAEAISILQEKKNRIILVQREVALPSRQVRTCLNGLLIQDRNTITDTKDALKTVTQTSPTTQEIEDLIFASKVCKNTKSNTIVFAKNGTLISSGTGQTSRVDALVQAIEKAKTFGFDLQGASMASDAFFPFPDCVALAKEAGITAVIQPGGSIKDELSINYCNENKLAMVFTGTRHFKH; this is encoded by the coding sequence ATGGATACAACAAAAACAATTCAATCTGCATTAATTTCCGTATTTTCCAAAGAAGGTCTTGAACCTATTGTAAGACTTCTAAACAGTCAAAACGTTACACTTTATTCTACCGGCGGAACTGAGGAATTTATTAAAAACCTAGGCATACCAGTTGTAGCTGTTGAAGACGTTACCTCTTACCCATCTATTTTAGGCGGAAGAGTTAAAACATTACATCCAAAAGTTTTTGGAGGCATATTAAACCGTCAAGACAATCCGAGTGATGTACAACAAATGAAAGAATTTGACATTCCTCAAATTGATTTGGTAATTGTAGATCTATACCCTTTTGAAAAAACAGTAGCCTCTGGCGCTAACGAGTCCGATATAATTGAAAAAATAGATATTGGCGGAATTTCTTTAATTAGAGCTGCCGCAAAAAACTTTAAAGATACTGCAATTGTAGCATCTGTTACAGAATACAGCCTATTATTAGGAATGCTTTCTAATCAAAACGGAGCAACTACACTTGCAGACCGAAAACTACTAGCCGCAAAAGCATTTCAGGTTTCGTCTCATTATGACACCGCTATTTTTAATTACTTTAATACCGACGAAACGGTTTATAAAGAAAGTATTACAGACGGAAAAGTATTACGATACGGAGAAAACCCACATCAAAAAGGGTTTTTCTTCGGAGATTTTGAAGCCATGTTTGACAAAATACACGGCAAAGAATTATCGTACAACAATTTATTAGACGTTGACGCAGCCGTAAACCTAATTAACGAGTTCAAGACAAACGGCCCTACGTTTGCCATTTTAAAACACAACAATGCTTGCGGGTTAGCTTCCAGAAATACCATTAGCGAAGCATATAGTGCTGCCTTAGCTTGCGACCCAACATCTGCCTTTGGTGGCGTTTTAATTGCAAACACCAAAATTGATCTTGCAACAGCAACGGAAATCAACAAACTGTTTTGTGAAGTAGTCATTGCGCCAGAATTTGACGCAGAGGCAATTAGCATTTTGCAAGAAAAGAAAAACCGAATTATATTGGTACAAAGAGAAGTAGCCTTGCCATCAAGACAAGTAAGAACCTGTTTAAACGGTTTGCTCATCCAAGACCGAAACACCATTACCGATACTAAAGACGCCCTAAAAACCGTTACCCAAACCAGTCCAACAACACAAGAAATTGAAGATTTGATTTTTGCCTCAAAAGTATGCAAGAACACCAAATCCAACACTATTGTATTTGCAAAAAACGGCACGCTTATTTCCTCCGGAACTGGACAAACCTCTCGCGTAGATGCTTTAGTACAAGCAATTGAAAAAGCCAAAACATTTGGTTTTGATCTACAAGGAGCCTCCATGGCAAGCGATGCGTTTTTTCCTTTTCCAGACTGTGTAGCTCTAGCAAAAGAAGCTGGTATAACCGCTGTTATTCAGCCAGGAGGATCTATCAAGGACGAATTAAGCATCAATTATTGCAACGAAAATAAACTTGCAATGGTATTTACCGGAACACGTCATTTTAAACATTAA
- the ubiE gene encoding bifunctional demethylmenaquinone methyltransferase/2-methoxy-6-polyprenyl-1,4-benzoquinol methylase UbiE yields MSKKITPYKDSTLGKKEQVAKMFDTISGNYDNLNRVISFGIDVKWRKKVLQLVANTAPKKILDIATGTGDLAILMAQTDAEKIIGLDISSGMLAVGEKKIAQQNLSKTIEMVLGDSENMPFEDSYFDAITVAFGVRNFENLEKGLAEILRVLKPGGVFVILETSVPDKTPYKQGYTFYSKNILPLIGKLFSKDNVAYGYLSESAAAFPYGVALNNILTKIGFIDVVAMPQTFGVATIYSASKK; encoded by the coding sequence ATGTCCAAAAAAATCACTCCATATAAAGACTCTACGTTAGGCAAAAAAGAACAAGTTGCAAAGATGTTTGATACCATATCCGGAAATTACGACAATTTAAACCGGGTTATTTCGTTTGGTATTGATGTAAAATGGCGCAAAAAAGTATTGCAATTAGTTGCTAATACTGCCCCAAAAAAAATTCTGGATATTGCAACAGGCACAGGTGATTTAGCCATTTTAATGGCGCAGACTGATGCAGAAAAAATCATAGGTCTAGATATTTCATCGGGAATGCTGGCCGTTGGCGAAAAAAAAATAGCCCAACAAAACCTATCCAAAACCATCGAAATGGTTCTTGGAGATTCTGAAAACATGCCGTTTGAAGACAGTTATTTTGATGCCATTACGGTAGCATTTGGTGTCCGAAATTTTGAAAATTTAGAAAAAGGGCTTGCCGAAATTTTGCGTGTATTAAAACCTGGTGGAGTATTTGTAATTCTAGAAACTTCGGTTCCAGACAAAACGCCATACAAACAAGGCTATACCTTTTATAGCAAAAACATACTCCCACTAATCGGAAAATTATTCTCTAAAGACAATGTAGCCTATGGTTATTTGTCCGAATCTGCCGCTGCATTTCCTTATGGTGTGGCTCTGAACAATATTTTGACAAAAATTGGGTTTATAGATGTTGTAGCTATGCCCCAAACTTTTGGAGTGGCTACTATATACTCGGCTTCAAAAAAATAA
- a CDS encoding porin family protein — MIQFLKKTILLFFFFWACQTKAQFQNGIFGKDPIVNLENFQEQRVYFGFFLGFNSFDYKIDYKTAGPDIETKKTTGFNVGIVGDLRLQQYINLRFEPGLYYSKRDLRYPGFENQVDALREVNSTYIHFPLLVKLSSLRAGNIRPYVLGGLSATLNLSSNQKAQDDNKEQNFRVKSWTTNYELGLGIDIFSEYFIFSPSIRGVFGLGDELVRDKDPNSPWTSNIESIKNRAILINFTFH, encoded by the coding sequence ATGATACAATTTCTAAAAAAAACCATTCTATTATTCTTTTTCTTTTGGGCATGCCAGACAAAGGCACAGTTCCAAAACGGCATTTTTGGCAAAGACCCAATAGTGAATTTAGAAAACTTTCAGGAACAGCGGGTTTATTTTGGTTTTTTTCTGGGTTTTAATAGCTTTGATTACAAAATTGACTACAAAACAGCAGGGCCAGATATTGAAACCAAAAAAACAACTGGTTTTAACGTGGGTATTGTAGGCGATTTAAGGTTGCAGCAATACATTAATTTACGTTTTGAGCCAGGGCTTTATTATTCTAAAAGAGATCTGCGGTATCCTGGTTTTGAAAACCAAGTGGATGCTTTAAGAGAAGTAAACAGCACTTATATTCACTTTCCGTTATTGGTAAAACTTTCGTCATTACGAGCTGGCAACATTCGTCCTTATGTTTTGGGCGGTTTATCGGCTACACTTAATTTATCTAGTAACCAGAAAGCACAAGATGATAATAAAGAACAAAATTTTAGAGTAAAATCTTGGACTACTAATTATGAACTTGGGCTTGGTATCGATATTTTTTCGGAATATTTTATTTTTTCTCCTTCTATCCGAGGAGTTTTTGGGCTTGGAGACGAGCTAGTACGAGATAAAGATCCTAACAGCCCTTGGACTAGCAATATAGAATCGATAAAAAACAGGGCTATTTTAATTAATTTTACTTTTCATTAA
- a CDS encoding 2TM domain-containing protein, with translation MEREQHELYEYARKRIKQKKGLYYHFVLLFLVCIFLFVATKVMDFTAGSNLHMWLITIWFFLFILHFIKVFITDRFMNKNWEREQIDRLVALQQKKLTELENHLQEPTK, from the coding sequence ATGGAAAGAGAACAGCATGAATTATATGAATACGCCCGTAAAAGAATCAAACAAAAAAAAGGGCTGTATTATCATTTTGTACTTCTGTTTTTGGTTTGCATCTTTTTATTTGTTGCCACAAAAGTAATGGACTTTACAGCTGGATCCAACCTGCATATGTGGCTAATTACTATTTGGTTTTTCTTGTTTATACTGCACTTTATCAAAGTTTTTATAACCGACCGTTTTATGAATAAAAATTGGGAAAGAGAACAAATTGACCGATTGGTTGCTTTACAGCAAAAAAAACTAACCGAGCTAGAGAACCACCTACAAGAGCCCACAAAATAA
- a CDS encoding TrmH family RNA methyltransferase, protein MVSKNQIKLITSLQQKKYRIAHKMFFAEGVKVIQELLNSNLELEHLYTTENDFDAVAAAKKTLVYENDLKKISALTTPNTCLAVFKIPAEKEMLTSGLIVALDSVRDPGNLGTILRLCDWYGVKQLLCSPETVDVYNSKVVQATMGSISRVNVNYVDLNQYLAQTQLPVFGAFMEGVNIYKTSLPPEAIIVMGNEANGISKAIQKTIKNKLTIPRFGSIQKTESLNVATATAIVLSEFRRNN, encoded by the coding sequence ATGGTTAGTAAAAACCAAATAAAACTCATAACAAGTTTACAACAAAAAAAGTATCGCATTGCACACAAAATGTTTTTTGCCGAAGGGGTAAAGGTAATTCAAGAATTGTTAAATTCTAACCTAGAATTAGAGCATTTGTACACCACAGAAAATGATTTTGATGCAGTAGCTGCCGCAAAAAAGACACTTGTTTATGAAAACGATCTTAAAAAAATAAGTGCCTTAACTACTCCAAATACTTGTTTGGCGGTTTTTAAAATACCTGCCGAAAAAGAAATGCTTACCTCCGGCCTTATTGTTGCCCTAGATTCGGTTAGAGATCCAGGCAACCTGGGCACCATATTACGACTTTGTGATTGGTATGGCGTAAAGCAATTGCTTTGCTCCCCAGAAACGGTAGATGTTTATAATTCTAAAGTAGTGCAGGCTACCATGGGGTCTATCAGTAGGGTGAATGTTAATTATGTAGATTTGAACCAATACCTTGCCCAAACCCAATTGCCAGTCTTTGGTGCCTTTATGGAGGGAGTTAATATTTACAAAACAAGCTTGCCTCCAGAAGCAATTATTGTGATGGGCAATGAAGCAAATGGGATTTCGAAAGCAATTCAAAAAACCATTAAAAATAAATTAACCATTCCGCGTTTTGGTTCTATCCAAAAAACAGAAAGTCTTAATGTAGCTACAGCTACGGCAATTGTACTGAGTGAATTTAGGAGAAATAACTAA
- a CDS encoding dihydrofolate reductase — protein MITMIAAAAENNELGKNNSLPWHLPDDFKRFKALTTGHHIIMGRKTFESFPKPLPNRTHVVISRQKDYNPEGCIVVSSLQDAIAICPKNEELFLIGGGQIYALGMSYCDKIELTRVHHTFEADAFLPEINPEDWLLSNSEYHAKDPNHPFAFTYETYLKK, from the coding sequence ATGATAACAATGATTGCAGCAGCAGCTGAAAATAACGAACTAGGAAAAAACAACAGCCTACCATGGCATTTACCAGATGACTTCAAGCGGTTCAAAGCTCTCACTACGGGCCACCATATCATTATGGGCCGAAAAACCTTTGAGAGTTTCCCAAAACCGCTACCCAATAGAACACATGTAGTTATATCCAGACAAAAAGATTATAACCCAGAAGGTTGCATTGTAGTATCTTCACTACAAGATGCCATAGCAATCTGTCCAAAAAACGAAGAACTTTTTTTAATCGGAGGCGGACAAATATACGCCTTGGGGATGTCTTATTGTGACAAGATTGAACTCACCAGAGTGCACCACACCTTTGAAGCAGATGCGTTTTTGCCCGAAATAAATCCCGAAGATTGGTTGTTAAGCAACTCAGAGTACCACGCAAAAGATCCAAACCATCCTTTTGCATTTACCTACGAAACGTATTTAAAAAAATAA
- the fbaA gene encoding class II fructose-bisphosphate aldolase has translation MAHNIQPGVATGDQVQEIFNYAKEKGFALPAVNVTGSATINGVLETAAKLNAPVIIQFSNGGALFNAGKGLSNQNEKAAIAGGVAGAKHIHTLAAVYGATVILHTDHCAKKLLPWIDGLLDASEAHFAETGKPLFSSHMIDLSEEPIEENIAICKQYLARMSKIGMTLEIELGITGGEEDGVDNSDVDSSKLYTQPEEVAYAYEELSKISPRFTIAAAFGNVHGVYKPGNVKLTPKILKNSQNFVQEKFHTKNNPIDFVFHGGSGSTLEEIREAIEYGVIKMNIDTDLQFAFTEGARDYMIKNIAYLKTQIGNPEGEELPNKKYYDPRKWMRESEVTFNTRLEKAFADLNNVNTL, from the coding sequence ATGGCACACAACATCCAACCTGGAGTAGCTACAGGAGATCAAGTACAAGAAATTTTTAACTACGCTAAAGAGAAAGGCTTTGCTTTACCTGCAGTAAATGTCACTGGTTCCGCTACAATAAATGGGGTTCTTGAAACAGCTGCAAAATTAAACGCACCCGTTATTATTCAGTTTTCAAACGGAGGAGCGCTCTTTAATGCCGGAAAAGGACTTTCTAACCAGAACGAAAAAGCCGCTATAGCAGGAGGTGTTGCTGGAGCAAAACATATTCATACCCTTGCTGCTGTCTATGGTGCAACAGTAATTTTGCACACAGATCATTGCGCTAAAAAACTCTTGCCTTGGATCGACGGACTATTGGATGCCTCCGAAGCGCATTTTGCCGAAACAGGAAAGCCGTTGTTTAGTTCGCACATGATTGATTTATCCGAAGAGCCAATAGAAGAAAATATTGCTATTTGCAAACAGTATTTGGCCCGAATGAGTAAAATAGGAATGACATTAGAAATTGAACTTGGAATCACTGGTGGTGAAGAAGACGGTGTAGATAACTCTGATGTTGATAGTTCCAAATTATACACCCAACCCGAAGAGGTGGCCTATGCTTACGAAGAGTTATCTAAAATAAGTCCTCGATTTACTATTGCAGCTGCATTTGGGAACGTACACGGGGTGTACAAACCAGGTAATGTGAAATTGACTCCAAAAATTTTAAAAAATTCTCAAAATTTTGTTCAAGAAAAATTCCATACCAAAAACAACCCAATAGATTTTGTTTTTCATGGCGGATCTGGCTCTACTTTAGAAGAAATAAGAGAAGCTATTGAATATGGTGTTATCAAAATGAACATTGATACCGATTTGCAATTTGCTTTTACCGAAGGCGCCAGAGATTACATGATTAAAAACATTGCTTACTTAAAAACACAAATTGGTAATCCAGAAGGAGAAGAATTACCAAACAAAAAATACTACGATCCAAGAAAATGGATGCGTGAGAGCGAAGTGACTTTTAATACCCGATTAGAAAAAGCATTTGCTGACTTAAACAACGTGAACACATTATGA
- a CDS encoding ABC transporter permease has translation MIVYFRLLKESFVFAINALMNNKLRTLLSLLGVTIGILSIIAVLAAVDSLDKKIAKDLSSLDKNTIYLMRFSFGPSDVPKWKREQFPDVNYDEYTYLESTLKDTEKVAYQLFVKNESIKFDSKLVSDVNVIPVTNELVAIEGLELASGRFYNAAESNSGTAVIVLGNEIAEGLFGNSYAIGKNVRLYGQRLTVIGVLKKQGESLFGDSNDTSVYLPVNFIRKRYGDNNEAMTPVIILKPQKGIDMDAYKAMVSQKIRNLRGLKAGEMDTFFINVLSGFTDFIDGIIGQMNVVGWIISGFSLLVGGFGIANIMFVSVKERTNLIGIQKSLGAKNRFILFQFLFEAVILSLIGGIIGLFLVWIIAIILTNVMDFEFVLSMSNIVLGTSLAALIGLISGILPAISASKLDPVEAIRTGM, from the coding sequence ATGATAGTCTATTTTCGATTACTAAAGGAGAGCTTTGTCTTTGCAATAAACGCTTTGATGAACAATAAGTTACGCACTTTGCTTTCTTTGCTAGGGGTTACTATTGGGATTTTATCTATCATTGCGGTACTTGCTGCGGTAGACTCTTTGGACAAAAAAATTGCTAAAGATTTGAGCAGTTTAGATAAAAATACTATTTATCTGATGCGTTTTTCTTTTGGTCCGTCGGATGTTCCAAAATGGAAGAGAGAACAGTTTCCGGATGTTAATTATGACGAATACACTTATTTAGAAAGCACATTGAAGGATACCGAGAAAGTAGCTTATCAATTGTTTGTTAAAAACGAAAGTATAAAATTTGACTCCAAATTGGTTAGCGATGTTAATGTAATTCCGGTTACTAATGAATTAGTAGCTATTGAAGGATTGGAGCTTGCTAGTGGTCGGTTTTATAACGCAGCCGAGTCAAATTCGGGTACGGCTGTAATTGTTCTGGGTAACGAAATTGCAGAGGGTCTCTTTGGGAATAGTTACGCTATTGGCAAAAATGTTCGGCTCTATGGGCAACGTCTTACCGTTATTGGTGTTTTAAAAAAACAAGGAGAAAGTTTGTTTGGAGATAGTAACGATACTTCGGTGTATCTTCCGGTAAACTTTATCCGAAAACGATATGGAGACAATAACGAGGCCATGACTCCTGTTATTATTTTAAAACCCCAAAAAGGCATCGATATGGACGCCTACAAAGCGATGGTGTCTCAAAAAATAAGAAACCTACGAGGGCTTAAAGCAGGCGAGATGGATACTTTTTTTATAAATGTACTCTCTGGTTTTACCGATTTTATTGATGGCATTATTGGGCAGATGAATGTTGTGGGCTGGATTATTAGTGGATTTTCGTTATTGGTTGGTGGTTTTGGAATTGCCAATATTATGTTTGTATCCGTAAAAGAGCGTACCAATTTAATTGGGATTCAAAAATCGTTAGGGGCCAAAAACAGGTTTATCTTATTTCAGTTTTTGTTTGAGGCAGTAATTCTGTCGTTAATAGGGGGCATTATAGGCTTGTTTTTGGTTTGGATTATTGCCATTATTCTAACCAATGTTATGGATTTTGAATTTGTTTTGAGCATGAGTAATATTGTTCTCGGAACCAGTTTGGCAGCATTAATAGGCTTGATTTCTGGTATTCTTCCGGCAATTAGTGCTTCTAAATTAGATCCGGTAGAGGCTATCCGAACCGGAATGTAG